The Bacteroidia bacterium genome contains a region encoding:
- a CDS encoding HNH endonuclease: MKKLYLILSLLILSVCSFSQSRYISVTTKKVVFARDGGMCQCCGSSQSLEYDHITPYSCGGSSDASNIQLLCQKCNRSKSNSCYCKVHNKKVGINCCQNKTTQTKSSTSKNSSTTSSQCTGTTKKGARCKNRTTNSNGRCYLH, translated from the coding sequence ATGAAAAAATTATATTTAATCTTATCACTACTTATATTAAGTGTTTGTAGTTTTTCTCAAAGCCGTTATATTTCAGTAACAACAAAAAAAGTCGTTTTTGCGAGAGATGGTGGTATGTGCCAATGTTGCGGTAGTTCTCAAAGCTTAGAATATGATCATATCACTCCATATTCTTGCGGTGGTAGTAGTGATGCCTCAAATATTCAGTTACTTTGTCAAAAATGCAATCGAAGTAAATCAAATAGTTGTTATTGTAAAGTACATAATAAAAAAGTAGGAATTAATTGTTGCCAAAACAAAACAACTCAAACAAAATCCTCTACATCTAAAAATTCTTCAACTACTTCTAGCCAATGCACAGGAACAACAAAAAAAGGCGCGAGATGTAAAAATAGGACAACTAATTCTAATGGACGATGCTATTTACACTAA
- a CDS encoding ion transporter gives MIRKKIYRLVEKGSHGSKINLIFDYCIMSLIIINVIALILETIPEIKESLKLFLRLIEIISVIIFSIEYILRIYVSNLTYPSSSKIKSAFKFVFSFYGIIDLLAITPFYLPFIIKIDLRFVRILRLMRFFRIFKINRYNNSLSLIYSVIKEKKSELAMTGFVALLILFIASFLMYYVEGEVQPDKFSNILSCFWWAIATLTTVGYGDVYPITGLGKILSGIIAILGIGLVALPTGLVSAGFMEKIGKKNNESKKCPHCGKEYE, from the coding sequence ATGATTAGAAAGAAAATATATCGATTAGTTGAAAAAGGTTCTCATGGGTCAAAGATTAATTTGATTTTTGACTATTGCATTATGTCATTGATTATAATAAATGTAATTGCTTTGATTCTTGAAACTATTCCTGAAATAAAAGAATCCTTAAAATTGTTTTTAAGACTAATTGAAATAATTTCTGTAATAATTTTCTCTATAGAATATATTCTGCGAATTTATGTATCAAACTTAACTTATCCTTCTTCAAGTAAAATTAAATCTGCTTTTAAGTTTGTTTTTTCGTTTTATGGAATAATTGATTTATTAGCAATAACACCTTTTTATTTACCATTTATTATAAAAATTGATTTGAGATTTGTAAGAATTCTAAGATTAATGAGATTTTTTCGAATATTTAAAATTAATAGATATAATAATTCATTAAGCCTTATTTACTCCGTAATAAAGGAGAAAAAGTCTGAATTGGCAATGACAGGATTTGTTGCATTATTGATTCTTTTTATAGCTTCTTTTCTGATGTATTACGTTGAAGGAGAAGTTCAGCCTGATAAATTTTCAAATATACTTTCTTGTTTTTGGTGGGCTATTGCAACTTTAACAACAGTGGGCTATGGAGATGTTTATCCAATAACTGGATTAGGAAAAATTCTAAGTGGTATAATTGCAATACTTGGGATAGGATTAGTTGCCTTACCAACTGGATTAGTAAGCGCAGGATTTATGGAAAAAATCGGGAAAAAGAATAATGAATCTAAAAAATGTCCACATTGTGGAAAAGAATATGAATAA